The Aquila chrysaetos chrysaetos chromosome 19, bAquChr1.4, whole genome shotgun sequence genome includes a region encoding these proteins:
- the LOC115353602 gene encoding probable tRNA methyltransferase 9B has translation MDKEASQLERDHIHSVYEKIAPCFNDACYKAWPKVQQFISEQERGSLIADIGCGNGKYLHISSQVYKLGCDYCFPTVESARSEGHEVTVCHSLCLPYRSECFDAVLSIAVIHHFSTEERCMRAIKETARILRVGGQIMIYVWAMEQNRRRFEKQDVFVPWNPSPPSCSSGEPCPRGVQKSILHKDKELALNQPCHKLDGTSEKELAVRRQLKIDHHPKQGAFCQPQNERRPGSSLQRAVSERTPTTQSRQQTWLRYHHVFKEGELAELIDCHIPELYITQSYFDHANRCMIAEKTEMWKI, from the exons ATGGACAAGGAGGCAAGCCAACTCGAGAGGGACCACATTCACAGTGTATATGAGAAAATTGCTCCTTGCTTCAATGACGCATGCTACAAGGCATGGCCAAAGGTGCAGCAGTTCATTTCAGAGCAGGAACGAGGCAGCCTGATTGCTGATATTG GCTGTGGAAACGGCAAATACCTTCACATCAGTTCTCAAGTCTATAAACTGGGTTGCGACTACTGTTTCCCAACGGTGGAATCAGCACGAAGTGAAGGCCATGAAGTAACGGTATGCCATAGCTTGTGTCTGCCTTATCGAAGCGAGTGCTTCGATGCTGTCCTGTCCATCGCTG TGATTCACCATTTTTCAACGGAAGAGAGGTGCATGCGGGCAATAAAAGAGACGGCTCGTATCTTAAGAGTAGGAGGCCAGATAATGATATATGTGTGGGCAATGGAGCAAAACCGGAGaagatttgaaaagcaagacGTCTTTGTTCCTTGGAATCCTTCacctccttcctgctcctcGGGTGAGCCTTGCCCACGTGGAGTACAAAAATCAATCCTTCACAAGGACAAAGAGCTGGCTTTGAACCAGCCCTGTCATAAGTTGGACGGGACTTCAGAG AAAGAATTAGCTGTCAGACGACAACTTAAAATAGACCATCACCCAAAACAAGGAGCTTTCTGCCAACCTCAGAACGAAAGGAGACCAGGCtcttctctgcagagagcagTCAGTGAGCGCACCCCGACCACCCAGAGCCGGCAGCAGACCTGGCTGAGGTACCACCACGTTTTTAAAGAAGGGGAGTTGGCTGAGCTGATAGACTGTCATATTCCTGAGCTATACATTACTCAGTCATACTTTGACCATGCCAATCGGTGCATGATTgcagaaaagactgaaatgtgGAAGATCTAG